The genome window TTAGATGTCGGTTTGGCTGCTATGAGCATTCTCGGTATAATTGCTACAGTTTTTGTGGCTACCGGATTGGTCAACAAAGAAATTGAAAAGCGCACTGTTTACCTATTAGTTGCTAAGCCGATAAGTCGGGCTGAGTTAATTGTGGGGAAGCACTTAGGGCTGTCGGCGGTGCTGGCGGTGCTTGTAGCGGCAATGACTGTTATCTATCTGGCTATTCTGAGTTTGAGCCGCATTACTTTCCCTTTGGAAAGCATTTTAATCGCTTCGTTTTTTGTCTGGTTTGAGCTGTGTCTGATGGCCGGTGTCGGGATTTTATTTGGCGTTTTTAGCAGTTCGCTGCTGGCCACTTTACTGACATTTGGCGTTTATTTGATGGGACATTCGACGCGGGATTTAGTGGCTTTGGGCAAGTTAACTAAAAATCCTGGCATTGAACAATTGATGATGGGACTTTATCTGGTTTTGCCGGATTTAGCCAGATTCAATTTGAGAAATGATGCTGTTTACGGACAAGTTCCTTACTTGGCAGGTTTGATTACAGATGCTGGCTACGGTTTGCTGTATGTGGTGCTGCTGTTGTCAATTGCGATCGCCATATTTTCCCGCCGGGAATTTTAAAAGGCGCATTCCGCACCTTCAGGGTAATGGTTTGTAGGGAAGACTAAAATCATCACTACAAACAATTTTATGATCGAATTAGCGCGCTAAGATATAGAGAAGGTTATCGATCGCCCATCTCGACTAAAACTCAAACTTTTATTGGTAAAATGAGGTGACTTATGACTACTGTAATTCACAAACCGATATCGCAGCTCAAGATTACTTGGCCAGTGCTACCCGATGATTTCATCCTACCAGACGACCCCGTGGAAAATATAGAACATCCTTTAATCTCTAACGGTTTGCGCCAGTCTGTAGTGGATTGCCCGGAACTAATGCAAGATGCACTAATAGTTTCTAATTTTGCTTTGTGTGCTGCTGTGGACGATCGCACTATTTGCAAAGCCCCAGACTGGATGTACGTGCAGCCGGTTCAACCTTGGCCTCACAACTATCCCCGCCGCAGTTACACGCCTCATACCGAAGGAACTGTCCCTGTTGTAGTGATGGAATTTCTATCAGCAACTTACGGCGATGAATACTCTGTAGAACACACAGAAGAAATCGGCAAGTGGTTTTTTTACGAACAAGTAATCAAAGTTCCTCGCTATGTTATTTTTCGACCGCATACAGGCAGAATAGAAGTTTATGCGCTTGAATCAGAGCGTTATGACAATCAAAATCCTGATGAAAACGGCCGTTATTTAATACCTGGATTAAATCTATTTTTGGGAGTGTGGCAGGGAACTCGCGAAGGTAGAACGGGATATTGGCTGCGCTGGTGGACGGAGGGCGGAGAACTGCTTTTGTGGCCGGAAGAAAGGGCAGAAAATGAACGCCAGCGGGCCGATCGCCAACAGCAAGACAAAGAGTTAGCCGAAACGCTGCTGGAACAGGAAAGACAGCGAAATCAAGAACTTTTGGCTCGATTGGCAGCCCTCGGTATCGATCCAGAATAGCATTAGAAGTCCGATGTCCGTCGGAAGAATGAACAGGTTCGAGGTAAGAAGGGAACCCGATCGATATCTGCTTTCTTCATCCTTCTTTATTTAGTTTGCTTTCTTACTTCTCTGTTTGTCACAAAAAGTTGAAATTATGTTAGTAGAAAAACTCGCAGAATTAAAAAATATTTTCGCACAGATGGAACGGGCTTTGATCGCCTACTCCGGCGGAATAGACAGCACTTTGGTGGCAAAAATCGCTTTTGATGTATTGGGCGATCGCGCATTGGCAGTGACGGCAGTTTCCCCGTCTTTACTGCCAGAAGATTTAGAAGATGCGCGCATTCAAGCAGCCGAAATTGGGATTGCCCACCAGGAAGTACAAACTCAGGAAATGGCCAATCCAAATTACACTTCTAACCCGGTTAACCGCTGCTATTTCTGCAAAAGCGAACTGCACGATACTTTGAAACCCCTAGCACTAGCAAAGGGTTATCCTTATGTGGTGGATGGGGTTAATGGTGACGATTTAAAGGATTACCGTCCCGGAATTCAGGCTGCGAAGGAACGCGGCGCGCGATCGCCCTTAGCAGAAGTAGGCATGACTAAATTGGAAGTGCGGCAATTGGCAAAAGAATTGGGTTTGCCTTGGTGGGACAAACCGGCTCAACCTTGTTTGAGTTCGCGCTTTCCTTACGGCGAAGAAATCACCGTTGCAAAGTTGCAAAGAGTGGGCCGCGCCGAACGGTATTTGCGACAGTTGGGACTTAAAAATTTGCGAGTGCGATCGGACGGAGATACGGCGCGCATTGAGTTACCCGCAGAGGAGATTCAGGAGTTTGTGGTAAATACGGATTTGCCTGCATTGGTGGCGGTGTTTCAGGAGTTGGGTTTTGTGTACGCGACTTTGGATTTGGAGGGGTTTCGCAGCGGCAAATTAAATCAGGTTTTGCAACCTGAATTGTTGGGGGCGAAAGGTTAATTAAGAAGGTGGGTTGATAAATATTCTGGATCTGGCTTACAGATTGTTGGTGAAACCCGCCCCTAAAAATATTGACCGCAACAGCCGGACCGCAATTTCGATAAATTTGCATAAATCCTGAAGCCTGGTTAAACGAAGAGCATAAACTAAAGTAGCAAGAATAGCAGCAAGTTTTATGAAAGTTAAATTTAGATTAATCTTTGTCGCCTTGGCTTTGTTGTTGTCGGGCTACATCCCGTTTCGGGTGTTAGCTAGCCCGCAACCTTCGGGAGATACAGTTAGTTCTGCCCTCTGGTGGCAAGTTGCTGTGTACAATCAGGTACAACAAATTAAAGAACGGCAATATCAAGGGTGTGTGTGGGGCGATTCTATTTCCTCGGCCCTCGGCGATTCTTTGGGTGAAGAAAACTTTAATTTTGCGATCGGCGGAATGAGTTCAGTTTCGCTGCTAGAACAGCTTAAACTTGTAGTGCCACAGCGGTTTACCTGCGAAAAAGCGATTTTGGCGATCGGCACAAATGATGCTATGTACGGCATTAGCGACGAGCAGTTTGTCAGCAATTTGAAACAGGCGATCGCCGTGATGCGATCTATCGGAACAAAACAGATTATTCTGATTCCTGCTTTTTACTCAACTCTTGCCGCCAGCTACAATCCTAAATTTGCCGGAACAATTGCTAGAGTTGATGAAATCAATGTTCTCATCGATCGAGTAGCCGCCGACGAAAATCTGACCGTGGAATCTAGCGGTATACAAGCATTGTTTAAGGAAAAAGCTCTCAATGCAGATTTAACAATTGACGGCGTTCACCTCAATGCTAAAGGTTTAGATATATACAGAAAAGTTTTGTTAAATATTTTGAACGATCCCTTAACAACTCGCAATTTTTATGACATAATATGTGTTTAAATTATTACTTTAAATTCCTTGCGAACTTTAATCGTGTGTTTTGAACTCAACGACCACAATCAATTTTTTTGCAGTGATGACTGAAGTCCTCACTACAAACTTATAAGGGTTATTTTACCTGACTAGATATCAAGGAGTAGTTGTCGTAGTTTGTGGCTGCATTTGCTGCGGCTGCTGATTTTGGAGCTGAAGTTGCTGCTGTTGAATCAGAAGCTGCTGATTCTGAAGATCTATTTGCCGCTGTCTGTCTTCCAGTTGCAAGCGTCTGTCTTCTGCTTGCTGCAATCTATCTTCACGTTGTATCTCTCTTTCTAGCTGTCTGTCTTCACGTTGCTCTTGTCTGTCTTGACGTTGTTCGCGAATCTGTCTGAGCTGATTTCGCCGCTCGAAATCCCCTCCCAAAAATAAGTTTTGAAAAGCGTTGATAGTTGTTTGAAACCCTGTAAGAACGCCGCTAACAGCGCCGATCCCAGTTGCAACTCCTGTTATTGGCTGCAAGAAACTGTTGATATTGTCTGCTACCCTAGCATAGCCCGATCGCGCTACCAGAATCACATCGTTGTTGCGGAGAGTTGGGTTATTATTAGGATTCAAGCCTTGAGCAAAATCCACCTCGATCGTGCGGCGAGAAACAGTACCGTTGGGGTTCAAACGCAATAGTTCTACCTTGTCTTTTTTAGCCCGCAATTGATTGAAACTGCCTGCGGTCAGCAAAGCTTGGTGCAGGGATGTACTAGGCCGTACCTGCAAAGCCCCAGGCCTAATTACTTCTCCTACAATATTGATGCTAATCGCGTTCGGAGAAAAACTGCTATTTGCGACTTGAGAAACTTCAGCCAAGTCTACATTAGCTGCTGTCGGGATAATCACGCTATCTCCTTCTTGCAGCAAAATATCTTGAGTGGCGTCGCCTTTTTGCAGCAAATCCCACAGATTTACCATGATAGTTTGTTCGTTGCCTCCTCTGACTCGGCGGCGGATTTGCACGCGGCGAATGTCAGCTTCTGTAGTGATACCACCAGCAATTTTCAGTGCTCTAGTTATTGTTGGCAAGCCCACAACTGCTCCTTGCTGTTGGTCGATAGATACAAAACTCAACTCTGTTTGTTGGTTGCTCGATCGCACATCGGAAGCAAATACAGTATAAGGCCCCGGTCGATTTACTTCCCCGACAATTACCACGCCAATTGGTTTAGTAATATCAGCGGAAAAATTAGCACTGGCTCTTTGACGGACTTCTTCAGTATTCAGGGCCCTTGCTGTCGGTACAAAAATTGTATCTCCATCTCGAATGGTAACGTCTTGACGCAAATTTCCCGTGTCTAAAAAATCCTGCAAATCAACAGTAGTAACTTGCTCCGGCCCGCCTCTGCGGGGACGGCGAATTTGGACATTTCGCATATCTCCTGCTGATGTCACCCCTTTTGCAAGTTGCAGCATTTCCATCAAAGTCGGGAATTTTACTCCTCCTCCTTCTCTAGTGGGATTAATCTTGTAGGAACCCGGGCGAGTCACTTCACCCGCAAGACCTATATTTACGGGGCGAGCGACAATCACAGTCACGGTAACAACGGGAACATTTATGAAGGGTTCGTATCGCTTGGTAATCACGTTAGCGGCTTGTTGCAGCGTCAACCCTTGAATCGAGACGCTGCCAATGATTGGCAAATTGAGCGTCCCGTCAACTAACACTTGATATTCCTTGCTGAATTCAGGGACGCCGAAGATATCTAAAGCAATGCGATCGCCCGATCCTAAAGTATAAGCTGCTTCTGGTGTCAGCGGCGCAGAATTGCCGATCGGCGGCAAACTATAACCCGGAGGTGGCGGCGGCGGTACTCTCGGTTGGTTTGGGTTCCTAGCGGGCGCAGGATTTCTGATGGCAGGCAACTGAGCTCTACTGGGCAGCGAACTCAATAGCACCAGAAGTGCTGACAAACTCAGACTTGTAGCGGTTTGAACGGTATGTTTCATTTTTCTTCCCTGGTTGCGGCCTGCCATTGAACAAAAGCAATTTAGCTAGTTGATTTTAGTTTATTTTCCCTGCTGTCCAGTGTAGCCTCGCTTCGCTGCAAAATCCACAGGTGGAAGCATAAAAATTGTGCGATCGACCGATTTTAGATTTTAGGTTTTAGATTTTAGATTGGGAAATTGAATGATTCAATTGATATAATCATAATTATCTGCTCTTATTTGCGAGTAAAAAATACGTGGGACTCAAGCTCGATAAAGTAATTCCTTGGGGACGCTGCTTGGATGAATACATAGGAATGTTTAGCTTGACATCAAGTGACCTCAAGCTAGCAATTCTTGATTGTGCGGGCGGCCCGGCGAGTTTCAATGCCGAAATGACTCGCCAAGGTAAAAAGGTAATTTCTTGCGATCCAGTTTATCAGTTTAGCGCGGTAGAAATTGGCGATCGCATCCAAGAAACATATCAAACTGTGATTGACGGTGTTAAAGCCAATTTAGACGGCTATCTGTGGAACAATTTTGAATCGCCGTACCAGCTAGGCGAAGTAAGAATGAAGGCGATGCAGGAATTTTTAGAAGATTTTCCATCAGGCTTGCAGCAAGGTCGCTACATC of Oscillatoria nigro-viridis PCC 7112 contains these proteins:
- a CDS encoding SGNH/GDSL hydrolase family protein, producing MKVKFRLIFVALALLLSGYIPFRVLASPQPSGDTVSSALWWQVAVYNQVQQIKERQYQGCVWGDSISSALGDSLGEENFNFAIGGMSSVSLLEQLKLVVPQRFTCEKAILAIGTNDAMYGISDEQFVSNLKQAIAVMRSIGTKQIILIPAFYSTLAASYNPKFAGTIARVDEINVLIDRVAADENLTVESSGIQALFKEKALNADLTIDGVHLNAKGLDIYRKVLLNILNDPLTTRNFYDIICV
- a CDS encoding Uma2 family endonuclease translates to MTTVIHKPISQLKITWPVLPDDFILPDDPVENIEHPLISNGLRQSVVDCPELMQDALIVSNFALCAAVDDRTICKAPDWMYVQPVQPWPHNYPRRSYTPHTEGTVPVVVMEFLSATYGDEYSVEHTEEIGKWFFYEQVIKVPRYVIFRPHTGRIEVYALESERYDNQNPDENGRYLIPGLNLFLGVWQGTREGRTGYWLRWWTEGGELLLWPEERAENERQRADRQQQDKELAETLLEQERQRNQELLARLAALGIDPE
- a CDS encoding class I SAM-dependent methyltransferase, producing the protein MGLKLDKVIPWGRCLDEYIGMFSLTSSDLKLAILDCAGGPASFNAEMTRQGKKVISCDPVYQFSAVEIGDRIQETYQTVIDGVKANLDGYLWNNFESPYQLGEVRMKAMQEFLEDFPSGLQQGRYINAELPVLPFENGKFDLALCSHFLFAYSHLLSEEFHLEAITEMCRVAKEVRVFPLLQSFSGEESDRLNPTVTELKKRSFSVEIQEAPYEFQKGGNKMLRVSKKSSA
- a CDS encoding polysaccharide biosynthesis/export family protein, with translation MKHTVQTATSLSLSALLVLLSSLPSRAQLPAIRNPAPARNPNQPRVPPPPPPGYSLPPIGNSAPLTPEAAYTLGSGDRIALDIFGVPEFSKEYQVLVDGTLNLPIIGSVSIQGLTLQQAANVITKRYEPFINVPVVTVTVIVARPVNIGLAGEVTRPGSYKINPTREGGGVKFPTLMEMLQLAKGVTSAGDMRNVQIRRPRRGGPEQVTTVDLQDFLDTGNLRQDVTIRDGDTIFVPTARALNTEEVRQRASANFSADITKPIGVVIVGEVNRPGPYTVFASDVRSSNQQTELSFVSIDQQQGAVVGLPTITRALKIAGGITTEADIRRVQIRRRVRGGNEQTIMVNLWDLLQKGDATQDILLQEGDSVIIPTAANVDLAEVSQVANSSFSPNAISINIVGEVIRPGALQVRPSTSLHQALLTAGSFNQLRAKKDKVELLRLNPNGTVSRRTIEVDFAQGLNPNNNPTLRNNDVILVARSGYARVADNINSFLQPITGVATGIGAVSGVLTGFQTTINAFQNLFLGGDFERRNQLRQIREQRQDRQEQREDRQLEREIQREDRLQQAEDRRLQLEDRQRQIDLQNQQLLIQQQQLQLQNQQPQQMQPQTTTTTP
- a CDS encoding ABC transporter permease, encoding MNLRRILTVATNVFWEVIRDRILYLIIIFALLMGASVRLIPELAATTEKKIILDVGLAAMSILGIIATVFVATGLVNKEIEKRTVYLLVAKPISRAELIVGKHLGLSAVLAVLVAAMTVIYLAILSLSRITFPLESILIASFFVWFELCLMAGVGILFGVFSSSLLATLLTFGVYLMGHSTRDLVALGKLTKNPGIEQLMMGLYLVLPDLARFNLRNDAVYGQVPYLAGLITDAGYGLLYVVLLLSIAIAIFSRREF
- the larE gene encoding ATP-dependent sacrificial sulfur transferase LarE → MLVEKLAELKNIFAQMERALIAYSGGIDSTLVAKIAFDVLGDRALAVTAVSPSLLPEDLEDARIQAAEIGIAHQEVQTQEMANPNYTSNPVNRCYFCKSELHDTLKPLALAKGYPYVVDGVNGDDLKDYRPGIQAAKERGARSPLAEVGMTKLEVRQLAKELGLPWWDKPAQPCLSSRFPYGEEITVAKLQRVGRAERYLRQLGLKNLRVRSDGDTARIELPAEEIQEFVVNTDLPALVAVFQELGFVYATLDLEGFRSGKLNQVLQPELLGAKG